In Pseudomonas sp. MTM4, one genomic interval encodes:
- a CDS encoding isochorismate synthase MenF: MNALTRVAYDGPGVGYKFPPSYRFYSPAGGIEASGCFKAIDTPAEGAGPGLEHDVQRAFAEAQAAGLNNPVLVGVIPFDKQQSSSLFIPRHVSHLPPASPPTAICGFACGAARQCTEQPDQVGFQKAVTRALDALRSGRLDKAVLSRLLQLEFDAPPCAATIFQGLRQQNPEAFHFFTDLPDGGVLIGASPELLLRKTGKRLETNPLAGSARRYADPAADEQSARSLLDSGKDQHEHRLVIRDIERQLRPLCRDLQIPAAPSLMSTAKLWHLSTRIEGELAAPVSALSLACQLHPTPALCGFPTTAAKQLIAELEPFDRGVFGGIVGWCDAAGNGEWAVVIRCGVIDERKVRLFAGAGLVSASCPESEWRETGTKLGTMLAAFGLDQEAV; encoded by the coding sequence GTGAACGCATTGACTCGCGTCGCCTACGACGGACCAGGCGTGGGATACAAATTCCCGCCGTCGTATCGATTTTATTCACCGGCAGGCGGTATCGAAGCCAGCGGTTGTTTCAAGGCGATAGACACGCCGGCCGAAGGCGCCGGGCCGGGCCTGGAGCATGACGTTCAGCGGGCCTTCGCCGAAGCGCAGGCAGCCGGTTTGAACAATCCCGTGCTGGTTGGCGTGATTCCCTTCGACAAGCAGCAATCCTCCAGTCTGTTCATCCCGCGACACGTTTCCCATCTTCCTCCCGCGTCACCTCCGACCGCGATTTGCGGGTTCGCCTGTGGCGCGGCGCGTCAGTGCACCGAACAGCCCGATCAGGTTGGCTTTCAAAAAGCCGTTACCCGCGCGCTGGATGCGCTGCGCAGCGGTCGGCTGGATAAAGCGGTGCTGTCACGCCTGCTGCAGCTCGAGTTCGACGCACCACCCTGTGCCGCGACAATCTTCCAGGGGCTACGCCAGCAGAATCCCGAAGCGTTTCATTTCTTCACCGATCTGCCGGATGGCGGCGTTCTGATCGGCGCCAGCCCTGAGTTGCTGCTGCGCAAAACCGGTAAACGCCTGGAGACCAATCCGCTGGCCGGTTCCGCCAGGCGCTACGCCGATCCGGCAGCGGACGAACAGTCGGCGCGAAGCCTGCTCGATTCGGGCAAGGATCAGCATGAGCATCGCCTGGTGATTCGAGATATCGAACGCCAGTTGCGTCCGCTATGCCGCGACCTACAGATTCCAGCGGCGCCTTCGTTGATGAGTACCGCCAAGCTCTGGCACCTGTCGACGCGGATCGAGGGCGAGCTGGCCGCGCCGGTGTCGGCGCTGAGCCTGGCGTGTCAGCTGCACCCGACGCCAGCGCTCTGCGGCTTCCCCACGACTGCGGCCAAACAGCTGATCGCCGAATTGGAGCCGTTCGACCGTGGTGTGTTCGGCGGCATCGTCGGTTGGTGCGATGCGGCCGGCAACGGCGAATGGGCCGTGGTGATCCGCTGTGGCGTGATTGATGAACGCAAGGTCCGGTTGTTTGCTGGCGCGGGGCTGGTCTCGGCGTCGTGCCCCGAATCGGAATGGCGCGAGACGGGAACCAAACTCGGCACCATGCTCGCCGCGTTCGGACTTGATCAGGAGGCAGTATGA
- a CDS encoding GreA/GreB family elongation factor, with the protein MNKTDLQALIIEKLQADLTIAKDALKASHEAATHAESKAENKYDTRGLEAAYLADGQRRRVHEIETALSRYRNLPVRSQVDEPITLGALVSLEQAGIGRWVFLGPDAAGLRVVVAEAEVLVISPRSPLGHALLGRCDGDEVEVLVDGRRQQYEIVEVR; encoded by the coding sequence ATGAACAAGACCGATCTCCAAGCACTTATCATCGAAAAGCTGCAAGCCGATCTGACAATTGCCAAGGACGCGCTTAAGGCCTCTCACGAGGCGGCAACGCATGCCGAGAGCAAGGCGGAAAACAAGTACGACACTCGCGGGCTCGAGGCTGCCTATCTTGCTGACGGGCAGCGTCGCCGTGTGCATGAGATCGAGACGGCGCTGAGCCGCTATCGCAATCTTCCGGTGCGCTCGCAGGTCGATGAGCCGATCACGCTCGGCGCGCTGGTTTCGCTGGAGCAGGCCGGTATCGGGCGCTGGGTTTTCCTCGGCCCGGATGCCGCTGGGTTGAGAGTGGTTGTTGCAGAAGCAGAAGTACTGGTGATATCGCCGCGATCGCCGTTGGGCCACGCGTTGCTTGGGCGCTGCGATGGTGATGAGGTTGAAGTGCTCGTGGATGGGCGCCGCCAGCAATACGAAATCGTCGAGGTTCGTTAG
- the folD gene encoding bifunctional methylenetetrahydrofolate dehydrogenase/methenyltetrahydrofolate cyclohydrolase FolD produces the protein MTAKLIDGKQIAANIRLQIAGRVAERSQQGLRVPGLAVILVGSDPASQVYVAHKRKDCEEVGFKSTAHDLPATTRQGELLELIDQLNDDPLIDGILVQLPLPKHLDASQLLERIRPDKDVDGFHPYNIGRLAQRMPLLRPCTPKGIMALLESTGVDLHGLNAVVVGASNIVGRPMALELLLAGCTTTVTHRFTHDLAEHVKRADLIVVATGITGLVKGEWIKEGAIVIDVGINRQADGKLVGDVEFDVAVQRASWITPVPGGVGPMTRACLLENTLHAAEHLHD, from the coding sequence ATGACCGCAAAACTGATCGACGGTAAACAGATTGCTGCCAATATCCGCCTACAGATCGCCGGCCGAGTGGCCGAGCGCTCTCAGCAGGGCCTCAGAGTTCCGGGGCTGGCAGTGATCCTCGTGGGTTCGGACCCGGCCTCGCAAGTATATGTCGCGCACAAGCGCAAGGACTGCGAGGAAGTGGGATTCAAGTCCACTGCCCATGATCTGCCGGCGACGACCAGGCAGGGCGAACTTCTGGAGCTCATCGATCAGCTCAATGACGATCCGCTTATCGACGGGATTCTCGTGCAGCTGCCGTTGCCCAAGCACCTGGACGCCTCGCAGCTGCTCGAACGCATTCGGCCCGACAAGGATGTGGATGGCTTCCACCCCTATAACATCGGCCGCCTCGCGCAGCGCATGCCCCTGCTCCGCCCCTGCACACCGAAAGGCATCATGGCGTTGCTGGAGAGCACCGGTGTCGACCTGCACGGCCTCAACGCGGTAGTTGTAGGCGCGTCCAATATCGTCGGTCGCCCCATGGCACTGGAGTTGCTGCTGGCAGGCTGCACGACCACCGTCACCCACCGCTTCACCCATGACCTGGCCGAGCACGTCAAACGCGCCGATCTGATCGTGGTCGCGACGGGGATCACTGGGCTGGTGAAAGGTGAATGGATCAAGGAAGGCGCCATCGTCATCGATGTCGGCATCAACCGACAGGCCGATGGCAAACTGGTCGGCGATGTCGAGTTCGACGTGGCGGTGCAGCGCGCCAGCTGGATTACACCCGTGCCCGGCGGAGTTGGCCCCATGACGCGCGCTTGCCTCTTGGAAAACACGCTGCATGCCGCGGAGCATCTGCACGACTGA
- a CDS encoding carbohydrate ABC transporter permease, which produces MHLRKRMVLILYIVFLMVPIYWLINMSFKSNTEILGGLTLWPRAFTLDNYRVIFTDRSWYSGYINSLYYVCLNTVISLTVALPAAYAFSRFRFLGDKHLFFWLLTNRMAPPAVFLLPFFQLYSSIGLFDTHIAVALAHCLFNVPLAVWILEGFMSGVPKEIDETAYIDGYSFPKFFVKIFVPLIGPGIGVTAFFCFMFSWVELLLARTLTSVDAKPIVSVMTRTVSASGIDWGVLAAAGVLTILPGMLVIWFVRNHVAKGFALGRV; this is translated from the coding sequence ATGCATCTGCGCAAACGAATGGTATTGATCCTCTACATCGTTTTTCTGATGGTGCCGATCTACTGGCTGATCAACATGTCGTTCAAGAGCAACACCGAGATCCTGGGCGGCCTGACGCTTTGGCCTCGGGCTTTCACGCTGGACAACTACCGAGTGATCTTCACTGACCGTAGCTGGTACAGCGGCTACATCAATTCGCTGTACTACGTCTGCCTGAACACGGTCATTTCACTCACCGTGGCACTGCCGGCGGCCTATGCTTTTTCCCGCTTTCGCTTCCTCGGCGACAAACACCTGTTCTTCTGGCTGCTGACCAATCGCATGGCGCCGCCGGCGGTCTTTCTGCTGCCGTTCTTTCAGCTGTATTCGTCGATCGGGTTGTTCGATACGCATATCGCGGTAGCCCTGGCGCATTGCCTGTTCAACGTGCCGCTCGCGGTGTGGATTCTCGAGGGGTTCATGTCGGGTGTACCCAAGGAGATAGACGAAACCGCCTACATCGATGGCTACAGCTTTCCCAAATTCTTCGTGAAGATTTTCGTCCCGCTGATTGGCCCCGGCATCGGTGTGACGGCGTTCTTCTGCTTCATGTTTTCCTGGGTCGAACTGCTGCTGGCCCGCACGCTGACCTCGGTGGATGCCAAACCCATTGTCTCGGTGATGACGCGCACCGTCTCGGCTTCCGGTATCGACTGGGGCGTGCTGGCGGCCGCCGGGGTGCTGACGATCCTGCCGGGGATGCTGGTGATCTGGTTCGTCCGCAATCACGTCGCCAAGGGCTTCGCCCTCGGCCGGGTATAG
- a CDS encoding SDR family NAD(P)-dependent oxidoreductase: MNSKVVFITGATSGFGRATARRFAEAGWSLVLTGRRSERLEALKEELAEKVPVHVATLDVRKSEAVKNVVAELPETFRAVTCLVNNAGLALAPEPSQKTDLNDWHTMIDTNITGLVNVTHALLPTLIETGKGASIVNIGSVAGQWPYPGSHVYGASKAFVQQFSYNLRCDLIATGVRVTDIAPGMAETEFTLVRTKGNQAASDALYSTTTPLSAEDIAEQIFYVATLPAHININRLEIMPSRQAWAGFAIDRDK, translated from the coding sequence ATGAACAGCAAGGTCGTATTCATCACCGGTGCCACATCAGGTTTTGGTCGCGCTACGGCTCGCCGTTTTGCTGAAGCAGGCTGGTCGCTGGTACTGACCGGTCGACGCTCGGAGCGACTAGAAGCACTGAAAGAAGAGTTGGCCGAAAAGGTTCCGGTGCATGTTGCAACGCTTGATGTGCGCAAGAGCGAGGCGGTCAAGAACGTCGTCGCCGAACTGCCCGAAACCTTCCGTGCCGTGACTTGTCTGGTCAATAACGCGGGCTTGGCACTGGCTCCGGAACCTTCGCAGAAGACCGATCTGAACGATTGGCACACCATGATCGACACCAATATCACCGGCCTCGTAAACGTAACCCATGCATTGCTGCCAACGTTGATCGAGACAGGAAAGGGCGCCAGCATCGTCAATATCGGATCCGTGGCAGGCCAATGGCCCTATCCCGGAAGTCATGTCTACGGTGCCAGCAAGGCATTCGTCCAGCAGTTCAGCTACAACCTGCGCTGTGACCTGATCGCCACGGGAGTGCGGGTCACCGACATCGCGCCTGGTATGGCCGAGACCGAGTTCACGCTGGTACGGACCAAGGGCAATCAAGCGGCGTCCGACGCGCTTTACAGCACCACCACGCCATTGTCCGCCGAAGACATCGCTGAGCAGATCTTCTATGTCGCTACGCTACCGGCGCATATCAATATCAACCGGTTGGAGATCATGCCGTCGCGGCAGGCCTGGGCGGGCTTTGCGATCGACCGCGACAAGTGA
- a CDS encoding DUF2160 domain-containing protein, protein MNWMAWTTPTAVFFAVIGLTLTLMSVWELKRPCVARKGFLPIVTTRGDRLFIGLLGSAYWHLLLIGLTDWSIWIASALSLVWLFAVMRWG, encoded by the coding sequence ATGAACTGGATGGCCTGGACCACGCCGACCGCCGTATTTTTTGCCGTGATCGGCCTGACCCTTACATTGATGAGTGTCTGGGAACTGAAACGGCCTTGCGTTGCGCGCAAAGGTTTCCTGCCCATCGTCACCACGCGGGGCGATCGGTTGTTCATCGGACTTCTGGGCAGCGCCTATTGGCATCTTCTGCTGATAGGGCTGACCGACTGGAGCATCTGGATAGCGTCCGCGCTATCTCTCGTCTGGTTGTTTGCAGTGATGCGCTGGGGTTGA
- a CDS encoding HU family DNA-binding protein, translating into MNRSRKAAVQTEAFESAAACGFVGPRGIFLKKRKFAAGDRARRCLYCPPIQSGATPVNKAELIEAIAASADVPKSTATRVLDAFTESVTNTLQNGDSVTLVGFGTFAVKERAARDGRNPQTGATIKISAAKLPGFKPGKSLKDAVN; encoded by the coding sequence ATGAACCGAAGCCGAAAAGCCGCTGTCCAGACAGAAGCGTTCGAATCAGCCGCAGCATGCGGATTTGTCGGCCCGCGCGGGATATTTTTAAAAAAGAGGAAATTTGCCGCAGGCGACAGAGCGAGACGCTGCTTATACTGTCCCCCCATCCAATCTGGAGCCACACCCGTGAATAAAGCCGAGTTGATTGAAGCGATCGCAGCCTCCGCCGATGTCCCTAAGAGCACCGCCACTCGCGTACTGGACGCCTTTACCGAAAGCGTGACCAATACCCTGCAGAACGGCGACAGCGTGACGCTGGTTGGCTTCGGTACCTTTGCTGTCAAGGAGCGCGCCGCTCGTGACGGCCGCAATCCGCAGACCGGCGCAACGATCAAGATCTCCGCAGCCAAGCTGCCAGGCTTCAAGCCAGGCAAGTCGCTGAAGGATGCGGTGAACTAA
- a CDS encoding ABC transporter ATP-binding protein, translating into MSLTLEHVSKTVDGHVHIADACLNFEPGSFNVLIGRTLSGKTSLMRLMAGLDKPSSGRILMNGADVTGVPVRKRNVSMVYQQFINYPTLSVFENIASPLRQAGAGKAEIERKVRETAEMLHIENFLQRYPLELSGGQQQRTAMARALVKDADLILFDEPLVNLDYKLREELRQEMRELFKTRRSIAVYATTEPNEALALGGTATVLHEGRVIQSGPTSEVYHRPSRMLSAELFSEPPINLLPGRIAANEVSFQDCMHFPLNADLRTLSEGDYRFGIRPSHIGLVPSNDDDLEVSGTVELAEISGSESFLHVRNEHLSLVLHLQGVHDYPVDSPIRVYIPTHKLFVFDAAGELAQAPVRRV; encoded by the coding sequence ATGTCCCTCACGCTGGAACACGTCAGCAAGACCGTCGATGGCCACGTGCACATCGCTGACGCTTGCCTAAACTTCGAACCAGGCTCGTTCAACGTGCTGATCGGGCGAACGCTGTCGGGCAAGACCTCGCTGATGCGGCTCATGGCGGGGCTCGACAAACCGAGCAGCGGACGCATCCTGATGAACGGCGCCGACGTTACCGGCGTGCCGGTCCGCAAGCGGAACGTGTCGATGGTTTACCAGCAGTTCATCAACTACCCCACGCTGAGCGTGTTCGAAAACATCGCCTCTCCGTTGCGGCAGGCGGGTGCTGGCAAGGCAGAGATCGAGCGAAAGGTTCGTGAAACCGCCGAGATGCTGCACATCGAAAACTTTCTGCAGCGATACCCGTTGGAGCTTTCCGGGGGCCAGCAGCAGCGCACCGCCATGGCCCGGGCGCTAGTCAAGGACGCGGATCTGATCTTGTTCGATGAGCCGCTGGTCAATCTCGACTACAAGTTGCGCGAAGAGCTGCGGCAGGAAATGCGCGAGCTGTTCAAGACGCGCCGCAGCATTGCCGTTTATGCGACCACCGAGCCCAACGAGGCGCTGGCGCTGGGCGGAACGGCGACAGTCCTGCATGAAGGGCGCGTCATCCAGAGCGGTCCCACGTCGGAGGTCTATCACCGGCCAAGCCGGATGCTCAGCGCCGAACTGTTCTCGGAACCGCCGATCAACTTGCTGCCGGGGCGTATCGCCGCCAACGAGGTCAGCTTTCAGGACTGCATGCACTTTCCGCTCAATGCGGACCTGCGAACCCTGAGCGAGGGCGATTACCGCTTCGGCATACGGCCCAGCCATATCGGCCTGGTGCCGTCCAACGACGACGACCTGGAAGTCTCCGGCACGGTCGAGCTGGCTGAAATCAGCGGTTCGGAAAGCTTCCTTCATGTGCGCAATGAGCACCTCAGCCTGGTTCTGCACCTGCAGGGGGTACATGACTACCCGGTGGATTCGCCGATTCGCGTGTACATCCCAACCCACAAGTTGTTCGTGTTCGATGCTGCCGGCGAGCTGGCTCAGGCACCGGTCCGACGCGTCTGA
- a CDS encoding carbohydrate ABC transporter permease, with protein MIKIQDNRAWWLVLPVFLLVAFSAILPMMTVVNYSVQDIFDSSTRFFVGADWYRQILHDPRLHDSLLRQFIFSGCVLLIEIPLGIAVALTMPTRGRWASLCLILMAIPLLIPWNVVGTIWQIFGRADIGLLGYGLRELGIDYNYASNTRDAWVTVLVMDVWHWTSLVALLCYSGLRAIPDAYYQAARIDRASAWAVFRYIQLPKLKSVLLIAVMLRFMDSFMIYTEPFVLTGGGPGNATTFLSQTLTKMAVGQFDLGPAAAFSLIYFLIILLVSWLFYTAMTHGDQK; from the coding sequence ATGATCAAAATTCAGGATAACCGTGCCTGGTGGCTGGTGTTGCCAGTCTTTCTGCTGGTGGCTTTCAGCGCCATTCTGCCAATGATGACTGTGGTGAATTATTCGGTTCAGGACATCTTCGATTCCTCGACCCGGTTCTTCGTCGGTGCGGACTGGTATCGCCAAATCCTTCACGATCCTCGTCTGCATGACTCGCTGCTGCGGCAGTTCATCTTTTCCGGCTGTGTGCTGCTGATCGAAATTCCGCTGGGCATCGCGGTTGCGCTGACCATGCCGACTCGTGGTCGCTGGGCCTCGCTGTGCCTGATTCTGATGGCGATTCCGTTGTTGATCCCATGGAACGTGGTGGGCACGATCTGGCAGATTTTCGGCCGTGCGGACATCGGCCTGCTGGGCTACGGCCTTCGTGAGTTGGGCATCGACTACAACTATGCATCCAACACCCGCGATGCCTGGGTGACGGTGCTGGTCATGGATGTCTGGCACTGGACCTCGTTGGTCGCGCTGCTCTGCTATTCGGGCTTGCGGGCCATACCGGATGCCTATTACCAAGCGGCGCGCATCGACCGCGCCTCGGCCTGGGCCGTGTTCCGCTACATCCAGCTGCCCAAGCTCAAGAGCGTGCTGCTGATCGCCGTGATGCTGCGCTTCATGGACAGCTTCATGATCTATACCGAGCCCTTCGTACTCACCGGTGGCGGGCCGGGCAATGCCACAACCTTTCTCAGTCAGACGCTCACCAAGATGGCGGTGGGGCAGTTCGACCTTGGGCCGGCGGCGGCGTTCTCGCTGATCTACTTCTTGATCATCCTGTTGGTGTCCTGGCTGTTCTATACCGCCATGACCCACGGCGACCAGAAATGA
- a CDS encoding ABC transporter substrate-binding protein yields MFENKNNTRHCMALAALLTLSGTAGTAWGDAQEEAAKKWIESEFNPSTLSPEQQMEELRWFIKAAEPFRGMEINVASETITTHEYESKTLAKAFSEITGIRLRHDLMQEGDVVEKLQTQMQSGKNIYDGYINDSDLIGTHFRYGKAVAISDMIEGEAKDYTSPTLDLDDFIGISFTTGPDGKIYQLPVQQFANLYWFRADWFERDDLKQQFKERYGYELGVPVNWSAYEDIAEFFSKHVKEIDGQRVYGHMDYGKKDPSLGWRFTDAWFSMAGAGDKGLPNGLPVDEWGIRVEDCHPVGSSVARGGATNGPAAVYATQKYVDWMREYAPPEAQGMTFSESGPVPAQGNIAQQIFWYTAFTADMTKPGLPVVNEDGTPKWRMAPSPKGPYWEEGMKLGYQDAGAWTFLESTPEKRRLAAWLYAQFTVSKTVSLKKTLVGLTPIRESDINSDAMTEAAPKLGGLVEFYRSPARVQWTPTGTNVPDYPRLAQLWWQYIAEAASGDKTPQEALDGLAEAQDTMMARLERANVQPKCGPKMNEPRDPEYWLSQPGSPKPKLENEKPQGQTVSYEELIKSWNQ; encoded by the coding sequence ATGTTCGAGAATAAAAACAACACCCGACATTGCATGGCGCTCGCGGCCCTGCTGACGTTGTCCGGTACTGCAGGTACGGCATGGGGCGATGCCCAGGAGGAGGCGGCGAAGAAATGGATCGAGTCGGAATTCAATCCCTCGACCCTGTCGCCGGAACAACAGATGGAAGAGCTGCGATGGTTCATCAAGGCTGCCGAGCCGTTCCGCGGAATGGAGATCAACGTCGCGTCAGAGACCATTACCACACACGAATACGAGTCCAAGACCCTGGCGAAGGCGTTCAGCGAGATTACCGGGATCCGCCTGCGGCACGACTTGATGCAGGAAGGCGATGTCGTAGAGAAGCTGCAGACGCAAATGCAGTCCGGCAAGAACATCTACGACGGCTATATCAACGATTCCGACCTGATCGGCACGCATTTCCGCTATGGAAAAGCAGTCGCCATCAGCGACATGATCGAAGGCGAAGCCAAGGATTACACCTCGCCGACCCTTGATCTCGACGACTTCATCGGCATTTCGTTCACCACCGGCCCGGATGGCAAGATCTACCAGCTGCCCGTTCAGCAATTTGCCAACCTCTACTGGTTCCGTGCCGACTGGTTCGAGCGGGACGATCTGAAACAACAATTCAAGGAGCGTTATGGTTACGAGCTCGGCGTGCCGGTGAACTGGTCAGCTTATGAGGACATCGCCGAGTTCTTCAGCAAGCACGTCAAGGAGATCGACGGCCAGCGCGTCTACGGCCACATGGATTACGGCAAGAAGGATCCGTCGCTGGGCTGGCGCTTCACCGATGCCTGGTTCTCCATGGCGGGCGCCGGTGATAAAGGGCTGCCGAACGGCTTGCCGGTGGACGAGTGGGGCATTCGCGTCGAAGATTGCCATCCGGTCGGCTCGAGCGTCGCTCGCGGCGGCGCCACCAACGGGCCGGCTGCGGTCTACGCGACGCAGAAATACGTCGACTGGATGCGCGAGTACGCACCGCCGGAAGCTCAGGGTATGACCTTCTCCGAGTCCGGACCGGTACCGGCACAAGGCAACATTGCGCAGCAGATATTCTGGTACACCGCCTTCACCGCGGACATGACCAAGCCCGGCTTGCCCGTGGTCAACGAAGATGGCACGCCGAAATGGCGGATGGCGCCATCGCCGAAGGGGCCTTACTGGGAAGAGGGGATGAAGCTCGGGTATCAGGATGCTGGCGCCTGGACCTTCCTTGAATCGACACCCGAAAAGCGTCGTTTGGCGGCCTGGCTGTACGCGCAGTTCACCGTGTCGAAGACCGTGTCGCTGAAAAAAACCTTGGTCGGGCTAACGCCGATCCGGGAATCCGACATCAACTCCGATGCCATGACCGAAGCGGCGCCCAAGCTGGGCGGCCTGGTGGAGTTCTATCGTAGTCCGGCGCGCGTGCAGTGGACGCCAACCGGAACCAACGTACCGGATTACCCGCGTCTGGCTCAGCTCTGGTGGCAATACATCGCCGAAGCTGCCAGCGGTGACAAGACGCCTCAGGAAGCGCTGGATGGCCTTGCTGAGGCACAGGACACCATGATGGCGCGGCTGGAGCGTGCCAACGTACAGCCGAAGTGCGGGCCTAAGATGAACGAACCGCGCGACCCCGAATACTGGCTTAGCCAGCCTGGCTCGCCGAAACCCAAACTGGAAAACGAGAAGCCCCAGGGGCAGACCGTCAGTTACGAAGAGCTGATCAAATCCTGGAACCAGTAA
- a CDS encoding ABC transporter ATP-binding protein encodes MSEIRLQNLAHSYSSQPQGAADYAIREMDHVWEQGGAYALLGPSGCGKSTLLNIISGLLSPSEGQVLFDAREVNRMTPEQRNIAQVFQFPVVYDTMTVFDNLAFPLRNQGVSEARVTSKVHEIAEVLDLHPLLKRKARNLTADEKQKVSMGRGLVRDDVSAILFDEPLTVIDPHLKWKLRRKLKQIHEQFNITMIYVTHDQLEASTFADKIAVMHGGQIVQFGTPRELFERPQHTFVGFFVGSPGMNLIEVRAEEGGVGFGDLHLPLSSGLAARLPELAMSRLQLGIRPEFVQVGEETASGGMRAEVVRVEDLGTYKILTLRLQGHLLKARLPEDHPIPKGQAWVSFPAQWLMLYADDRLVEARP; translated from the coding sequence ATGTCGGAGATTCGATTGCAGAACCTTGCCCACAGCTATAGCTCGCAGCCGCAAGGTGCGGCGGACTATGCGATTCGCGAGATGGACCATGTGTGGGAGCAGGGCGGTGCCTACGCGTTACTGGGGCCGTCCGGCTGCGGCAAGTCGACGTTGCTCAACATCATCTCCGGCTTGCTCAGTCCATCCGAGGGACAGGTGCTGTTCGACGCACGCGAGGTGAACAGAATGACACCCGAGCAGCGCAACATCGCCCAGGTTTTCCAGTTTCCGGTCGTCTACGACACCATGACCGTTTTCGACAACCTGGCCTTTCCGCTGCGCAATCAGGGCGTTTCGGAGGCGCGCGTGACCAGCAAGGTGCACGAGATCGCCGAGGTGCTCGACCTGCATCCGCTGCTCAAGCGCAAGGCCCGCAATCTCACTGCGGACGAGAAACAGAAGGTGTCCATGGGGCGCGGCCTGGTGCGCGATGACGTATCGGCGATTCTCTTCGACGAGCCGCTGACGGTCATCGACCCGCACCTGAAATGGAAGCTGCGTCGCAAGCTTAAGCAGATCCATGAGCAGTTCAATATCACCATGATCTACGTCACCCACGATCAGTTGGAGGCCTCGACCTTTGCCGACAAGATTGCCGTGATGCATGGCGGGCAGATCGTTCAGTTCGGTACGCCGAGAGAGTTGTTCGAGCGGCCACAGCACACTTTCGTCGGATTCTTCGTTGGCAGTCCGGGAATGAATCTGATCGAGGTGCGTGCCGAGGAGGGCGGTGTTGGTTTCGGTGATTTGCATCTGCCGCTTTCCAGCGGATTGGCGGCGCGTTTGCCCGAGCTGGCGATGAGTCGACTGCAACTCGGTATTCGTCCGGAGTTCGTACAGGTTGGTGAGGAAACGGCTTCCGGCGGCATGCGGGCCGAGGTGGTGCGGGTGGAAGATCTGGGCACCTATAAAATTCTTACGCTTCGTCTGCAGGGACATCTGCTGAAGGCGCGTTTGCCGGAAGATCACCCCATCCCGAAAGGGCAGGCTTGGGTGAGCTTTCCCGCTCAGTGGCTGATGCTCTATGCCGACGACCGGCTGGTGGAGGCCAGGCCATGA
- a CDS encoding redoxin domain-containing protein, with translation MLTLSLGPLTIGIPHLILVGCLLLATLTGWWAYRPHGRNPERQIFRLMLLAVLVARLSFVAVYIEDFSGAWWRVLDIRDGGFIAWPGIGAALLAGGWLIWRDRELRKPLGLALVVGLASWTFASFGWHAFERGTRLPEIALRDIDGRSVSLADYGGKPMVINLWATWCPPCRREMPVLAEAQANNQELAFLFVNQGEGEGEIRQFLQSHDLGLRNVLIDSGGRLGQHVGSQALPTTLFYDADGRQVGSHLGELSRASLARAMKALRQ, from the coding sequence ATGCTTACCCTGAGCCTGGGCCCGCTGACGATCGGCATACCCCATCTGATATTGGTCGGCTGTTTGTTACTGGCGACGCTGACCGGCTGGTGGGCGTACCGACCGCACGGGCGGAACCCCGAGCGACAGATATTCCGGCTTATGCTGCTGGCTGTGCTGGTCGCGCGCCTGTCCTTCGTAGCGGTCTACATCGAAGATTTTTCCGGCGCCTGGTGGCGAGTACTGGATATCCGCGACGGCGGCTTCATCGCCTGGCCGGGTATCGGAGCCGCATTACTGGCCGGTGGTTGGCTGATATGGCGTGACCGAGAACTGCGCAAACCATTGGGCCTCGCCTTGGTGGTAGGACTCGCCAGTTGGACCTTCGCCAGCTTTGGCTGGCACGCCTTCGAACGAGGGACGCGTCTGCCTGAGATAGCCCTGCGCGACATAGACGGCAGGTCGGTCAGCTTGGCCGACTACGGCGGCAAGCCGATGGTCATCAATCTTTGGGCCACCTGGTGTCCACCGTGCCGCCGTGAAATGCCGGTACTCGCCGAGGCACAGGCGAACAACCAGGAGCTGGCCTTTCTGTTCGTCAACCAGGGCGAAGGTGAAGGCGAAATCAGGCAATTTCTGCAGAGTCACGACCTTGGATTACGCAACGTGCTGATCGACAGCGGTGGTCGCCTTGGACAGCACGTCGGCTCGCAAGCATTGCCGACCACGCTGTTCTACGACGCAGACGGTCGGCAAGTCGGCAGCCATCTAGGCGAGCTGTCACGCGCCAGCCTGGCAAGAGCGATGAAAGCACTGCGGCAATAG